Proteins co-encoded in one Candidatus Eisenbacteria bacterium genomic window:
- a CDS encoding ABC transporter ATP-binding protein, which yields MSGGGIVWRSVSKSFGALPALVDLDLSVERGEVFGFLGPNGAGKTTAIRIAASLARPDRGEVLLAGVPASRAESRRAVGYLPEDLLFPSGLRLGEWARVQIRLRGRDLSRLPHAAERAGLSNRMDGELAAFSKGMRRRAGLLLLLALEPAIWLLDEPTADLDIAGREMIENAIIEAKGKGATVFLSSHILSEVERVCDRVGVIEKGRLTRAAPPADLLPAPFLVDLVLPALPEQPAALLGGRPHVANREARRLRVFVSDRGEGNEVVRALEEGGFPPRETVFRPASLRDALGEVSR from the coding sequence ATGAGCGGAGGCGGGATCGTCTGGCGCAGCGTCTCGAAAAGCTTCGGTGCGCTCCCCGCGCTCGTCGATCTCGATCTCTCCGTCGAGAGGGGAGAGGTGTTCGGATTTCTCGGTCCGAACGGGGCGGGAAAAACGACCGCGATCCGGATCGCGGCCTCCCTCGCGCGCCCGGACCGGGGGGAGGTCCTTCTCGCGGGAGTCCCCGCCTCTCGCGCCGAGAGCCGCCGCGCGGTCGGTTACCTCCCCGAGGATCTCCTCTTCCCGAGCGGGCTCCGGCTCGGCGAGTGGGCGCGCGTCCAGATCCGTCTCCGCGGCCGCGACCTCTCGCGCCTTCCGCACGCGGCCGAGCGGGCCGGTCTCTCGAACCGGATGGACGGCGAGCTTGCCGCCTTCTCGAAGGGGATGCGGCGGCGCGCCGGGCTCCTTCTCCTTCTCGCGCTCGAGCCGGCGATCTGGCTTCTCGACGAGCCGACCGCCGACCTCGATATCGCCGGGCGCGAGATGATTGAGAATGCGATTATTGAAGCGAAAGGCAAAGGGGCGACGGTCTTCCTCTCCTCGCACATCCTCTCCGAGGTGGAGCGGGTCTGCGATCGGGTCGGCGTGATCGAGAAGGGCCGGCTCACGCGCGCGGCCCCTCCGGCCGATCTCCTTCCCGCCCCATTTCTCGTTGATCTGGTTCTCCCGGCGCTTCCCGAACAACCGGCCGCGCTCCTCGGCGGGCGGCCGCACGTCGCGAACCGAGAGGCGCGGAGGCTCCGGGTGTTCGTGTCCGATCGCGGCGAGGGGAACGAGGTGGTCCGCGCGCTCGAGGAGGGCGGCTTTCCGCCGCGCGAGACGGTCTTCCGCCCCGCTTCCCTTCGGGACGCGCTCGGGGAGGTGTCGAGATGA
- a CDS encoding SpoIIE family protein phosphatase → MNWTLVGASLYLVCGSAVFLFGIVILREAPGERLRRVAAAMMFFGGFGPLIGGLGMLLGTKGGTPFLGTDLATTFAYVWELFFPSLLLFALVFPREHPLLARRPSLPWLLYLPYVFHLALLLFLGRMGPALARFEPSAPFGIGGAFGEFFRLGIGLGALALRLLARFHIRFFSFLDVLLVTLAIYLLARSFRETRVPKIRRQLRAVLFGLGSCVGLYAIAVPLPNLFAATLPEGTRTVLVTAALLVGTGAIGFAIVRASFLEVGTVFRRAFLFSLTFGALVAGFLLLARQMDRVLHVQAGTAIPFFQGLFVLLAIVFFHPILGRVERAVDRVLAGERAAHLGILRDLSREMTTAFDLALVSNRIVRSLRDALAVDDVRLFLRDRSGERYLEHGSSEKTPAAFEASHPIVRAADGLREPAPARDLAEEPVAAEEREEVREALLRLRAEVVVPVHLPGGGDGLGFLALGPKITGSRYTGEEIGLLSMLGTQIGFTARNARLHEEAVERRLVDEEIALARSVQESIVPRRSPRVDGIDVAAINVPSRQVGGDYYDLIPMESGDLGIAVGDVSGKGIPAALLMSMLHAALHVQMSRAARAAELVGRLNRVLCRSTSVEQFATFFFGVYRREEGVIRFCNGGHNSPFVLRADGRIETLAEGGLVLGFAEDASYGEGTVRVAKGDLAIFYTDGVTEEARGEEEFGETRLVETVRRHCARSAAEIVEAVRGEVARFAGSDRHADDFTLIVLRGGASGGGA, encoded by the coding sequence ATGAACTGGACCTTGGTCGGCGCCTCCCTTTATCTCGTCTGCGGAAGCGCCGTCTTCCTCTTCGGCATCGTCATCCTCCGCGAGGCCCCGGGCGAACGCCTCCGTCGGGTCGCCGCCGCGATGATGTTCTTCGGCGGGTTCGGGCCGCTCATCGGCGGGCTCGGCATGCTCCTCGGGACGAAGGGCGGAACGCCGTTCCTCGGGACCGATCTCGCGACGACCTTCGCCTACGTGTGGGAGCTCTTCTTCCCGTCGCTCCTTCTCTTCGCTCTCGTCTTTCCGCGCGAGCATCCCCTTCTCGCGCGCCGCCCCTCGCTCCCTTGGCTCCTCTATCTTCCGTACGTGTTCCATCTCGCGCTTCTCCTCTTTCTCGGGAGGATGGGGCCGGCCCTCGCGCGCTTCGAGCCGTCCGCCCCCTTCGGGATCGGCGGGGCGTTCGGGGAGTTTTTCCGCCTCGGGATCGGCCTCGGGGCGCTTGCGCTCCGGCTTCTCGCCCGCTTCCACATCCGGTTCTTCTCCTTTCTCGACGTTCTCCTCGTGACGCTCGCGATCTACCTCCTCGCGCGCTCTTTTCGGGAAACCCGCGTCCCCAAGATCCGGCGGCAGCTCCGCGCGGTTCTCTTCGGTCTCGGAAGCTGCGTCGGTCTCTACGCGATCGCCGTACCGCTCCCGAACCTCTTCGCGGCGACGCTCCCGGAGGGGACGCGCACGGTTCTCGTCACGGCGGCCCTTCTCGTCGGCACCGGAGCGATCGGCTTCGCGATCGTCCGCGCGAGCTTCCTTGAGGTGGGAACGGTCTTCCGCCGGGCGTTCCTCTTCTCGCTCACGTTCGGCGCGCTCGTCGCCGGCTTCCTTCTTCTCGCCCGGCAGATGGACCGGGTTCTTCACGTCCAGGCGGGAACCGCGATCCCCTTCTTCCAAGGCCTCTTTGTTCTTCTCGCGATCGTCTTCTTCCACCCGATCCTCGGCCGCGTCGAACGGGCGGTCGACCGTGTGCTCGCGGGGGAGCGCGCCGCGCATCTGGGGATCCTCCGCGATCTCAGCCGCGAGATGACGACGGCGTTCGACCTCGCGCTCGTTTCGAACCGGATCGTCCGGTCGCTCCGGGACGCGCTTGCCGTGGACGATGTCCGTCTCTTCCTGCGGGACCGGAGCGGAGAGCGCTATCTGGAGCATGGGTCGAGCGAGAAGACTCCCGCCGCGTTCGAGGCGAGCCATCCGATCGTCCGCGCCGCCGACGGCCTGCGCGAGCCTGCCCCCGCGCGCGATCTCGCGGAGGAGCCGGTCGCCGCGGAGGAGCGAGAGGAGGTTCGCGAGGCGCTTCTCCGTCTTCGCGCGGAGGTCGTCGTCCCCGTCCATCTCCCCGGCGGGGGGGATGGTCTCGGCTTTCTCGCGCTCGGGCCGAAGATCACCGGGAGTCGTTACACGGGAGAGGAGATCGGGCTCCTCTCGATGCTCGGAACGCAGATCGGCTTCACGGCGCGAAACGCGCGCCTCCACGAAGAGGCGGTCGAGCGCCGCCTCGTGGACGAGGAGATCGCCCTTGCGCGCTCGGTGCAAGAGTCGATCGTCCCCAGGCGGAGCCCGCGCGTCGACGGGATCGACGTCGCCGCGATCAACGTCCCGAGCCGTCAGGTCGGCGGGGACTACTACGATCTCATCCCGATGGAGAGCGGGGATCTCGGCATCGCGGTCGGGGACGTGTCGGGGAAGGGGATCCCCGCCGCGCTTCTCATGTCGATGCTTCACGCGGCCCTTCACGTGCAAATGAGCCGGGCGGCGCGCGCGGCGGAGCTCGTGGGGAGGCTGAACCGGGTCCTCTGCCGCTCGACTTCCGTCGAGCAGTTCGCGACCTTCTTCTTCGGCGTCTATCGGAGGGAGGAGGGCGTCATCCGCTTCTGCAATGGAGGGCACAACAGCCCCTTCGTCCTTCGCGCGGACGGACGGATCGAGACGCTCGCGGAGGGGGGGCTCGTGCTCGGCTTCGCCGAGGATGCCTCCTACGGCGAGGGGACGGTCCGCGTGGCCAAGGGGGATCTCGCGATCTTCTACACCGACGGGGTCACCGAGGAGGCGCGCGGCGAGGAGGAGTTCGGCGAGACGCGTCTCGTCGAAACGGTCCGGAGGCACTGCGCGCGGAGCGCTGCCGAGATCGTCGAGGCGGTGCGGGGGGAGGTCGCGCGCTTCGCCGGAAGCGACCGGCACGCGGACGACTTCACGCTGATCGTTCTTCGCGGGGGCGCGAGCGGAGGGGGCGCATGA
- a CDS encoding ATP-binding protein, which yields MNPSGGWENVELVVPSSLEYLSLVNAVAEEISERLGVAREVRDAIGSSVIEACTNAIEHGNKNDRRKKVRIRFRSKPERLEIEVSDQGTGFDPDSVADPRDPENLMRERGRGIFILRTFMDEVRFAIEPSRGTTVTMSKMLGPAHRKEG from the coding sequence ATGAACCCTTCCGGCGGCTGGGAGAACGTCGAGCTCGTCGTTCCGAGCTCGCTCGAGTATCTCTCTCTCGTGAACGCCGTGGCGGAAGAGATCTCCGAACGTCTCGGGGTCGCGCGCGAGGTCCGGGACGCGATCGGCAGCTCCGTGATCGAGGCGTGCACGAACGCGATCGAGCACGGCAACAAGAACGACCGGAGGAAGAAGGTCCGCATCCGGTTCCGGTCGAAACCGGAGCGGCTCGAGATCGAGGTCTCGGACCAGGGAACGGGCTTCGATCCGGATTCCGTCGCCGACCCGCGGGACCCCGAGAACCTCATGCGCGAGAGAGGGCGTGGGATCTTCATTCTTCGGACGTTCATGGATGAAGTGCGGTTCGCGATCGAACCTTCCCGCGGGACGACCGTTACGATGAGCAAGATGCTGGGGCCCGCGCACCGGAAGGAAGGCTGA
- a CDS encoding STAS domain-containing protein: MNIKRRDIRDVTVLELSGKLMGGEDAATFQNLVKQLLADGRKKILLNLGNLSWINSTGLGILISGYTSVKNGGGVLKLASVAERIESVLMITKLSTVFETYPTEDEALVTFGSE, from the coding sequence GTGAACATTAAACGTCGAGACATTCGAGATGTCACCGTTCTGGAGCTTTCCGGCAAGCTGATGGGGGGAGAGGACGCGGCGACCTTCCAGAACCTGGTCAAGCAGCTCCTCGCCGACGGAAGGAAGAAGATCCTCCTTAACCTCGGGAACCTCTCGTGGATCAACTCGACGGGGCTCGGGATCCTCATCTCGGGGTACACGTCGGTGAAGAACGGCGGCGGCGTTCTCAAGCTCGCGAGCGTCGCGGAGAGGATCGAATCCGTCCTCATGATCACGAAACTCTCGACCGTGTTCGAAACGTACCCCACCGAGGATGAAGCGCTCGTCACGTTCGGGAGCGAGTAG